Within Amycolatopsis sp. FDAARGOS 1241, the genomic segment TCCCCCGGGTCTCGTTCGACTCCTCTTCAGGCCGGTCGGCGGTGCCGTTGCCGTCCATGACGCACTCCTCTTGTCGGTTTCCCTGCGAATCGCACCGTACCCAGTTCCACGATCGGGTGACACCGCGGGACCGAACGTCCCTTTGCCGAGGTGATCGACATGCCCGTTATCCAGTGGACGCGCCGGTGACGATGGATCCGTGCCGATCTGGACCATCGCGGTGACCCCCGTCCACCATCCTGACGCGCGCGCGATCCTGCGCGAGTACCTCACCGACGTCGCCGGTCGGTACTGGGGCCGGCCGGCCACCGAGGCCGAGGTGGACCAGGCCCTGGCCGAAGAGCCGAGCGACGACCTCGTCGCCCCGACCGGCGCGTTCCTCATCGCCCGGTTGCCGGACGGCACGATGACCGGCTGCGCCGGCACGCGTGTGGTGCGGCCGGGGCTGAACGAGCTGACCCGGGTGTACGTGCGGCCGGCGCACCGCGGCCGCGGTGGCGGCACGCGGCTCGTCGCGGCGGCCGAGGACGCGGCACGGGCCCTCGGGGCCGACGTGATGCGGCTCGACACCCGGTCCGATCTCGTCGAGGCCCGGGCGCTCTACGCGCGCACGGGATACGCGGAGGTCGAGCCGTTCAACGACGACAAGTACGCGGAGCACTGGTTCGCAAAGGATCTTCGCTGAGTCCGGTGCCCGGCAACGGATTCCGAAAGTCCGGTGTGGACCTTCGACCGTCCACACCGGACTTTCGGGCGGCGCCGGAAGCTTGATCACCACCGGCCGGACGCGGGAGTGGCGCTTTCTCCCGCTTCGGAAAAAATTCACGACTCGCCAGCGCAAATCTGGCAGAAGCGGCATAATCCGCACGTCCGCACACCCGTCTTGTGCACGTGAGGGGGCCGCCGTGTCGGCTGAGATGGATCGTCTCGTCGCCGAGTTCGAGAAGTTCCAGTCCAAGATCAAGCAGGCCGAGGCGCAGTTCGCCAAGGTCGGCGATCTGCAGAACGAGGTGACGGCCCTCGAGGCCGTCGCGATGTCACCCGACCGGGCCATCACGGTCGTCGCCGGCCCCGGCGGCTCGGTGAAGGACATCCGGCTGACGCCCGAAGCGCTGCGCCTGCCGCCGCAGCAACTGGGGTCGAGCATCCTCTCGACCCTGCACCGCGCCGTCGCGGACGCCGCCGTGCAGCAGGCCGGCATCGTCGACGCGCACGTCGGCGCGGCGTTCGGCCTCGACGTCAGCGGCCAGGTGCTCGAGGCCCAGGCCGAAGCGATGGGAACCACGGCGGACCAGCTGAAGTCCCAGACGTCGGAGGAGCAGCCGCCACCGGCGCGTCCGGCACCCCGCCGGCCGGCCCCGAGCGACCCCGACGACGACTTCGGCCAGGGTGTCCTGCGCCGCGACGACCCCCCGGCCGCTCCTCCGCTGCAGCCGCCGGCCCGCCCGGCCGACGACGGCGGCCGGAAGTTCTGGGACCACGAGGAGTACTGATGGGCCACGAAGTAGACCTCCCCGCGCTGCGGAAGTACGCGTCGAGCACGCTGCCCCACTACAAAGACGCGGCCGCCAAGTTCGGCAACCTCGTGGACCAGGCCGACGTGACGGACAAGTCGTGGGGCCTGATCGGGCTCGCGGTGAAGCAGACGTACACAAGCAAGCTGGAGAACCTGCGTGAGCTGCTCGAACTGATGAAGACCGGGGTCGACACGTTCAGCGGGAAGATGAGCCAGGCCGCTGACATCTACGACGGCAAGCAGAAGGACGCCGTCCTCAAGCTCGGCAAGACCAAGGTGACCATCGACGGACCGCTCTGAGCTGGGGGAAGAGATGGCGGACAGCATCGCCGACGGCGTCA encodes:
- a CDS encoding GNAT family N-acetyltransferase, with amino-acid sequence MPIWTIAVTPVHHPDARAILREYLTDVAGRYWGRPATEAEVDQALAEEPSDDLVAPTGAFLIARLPDGTMTGCAGTRVVRPGLNELTRVYVRPAHRGRGGGTRLVAAAEDAARALGADVMRLDTRSDLVEARALYARTGYAEVEPFNDDKYAEHWFAKDLR
- a CDS encoding YbaB/EbfC family nucleoid-associated protein; the protein is MSAEMDRLVAEFEKFQSKIKQAEAQFAKVGDLQNEVTALEAVAMSPDRAITVVAGPGGSVKDIRLTPEALRLPPQQLGSSILSTLHRAVADAAVQQAGIVDAHVGAAFGLDVSGQVLEAQAEAMGTTADQLKSQTSEEQPPPARPAPRRPAPSDPDDDFGQGVLRRDDPPAAPPLQPPARPADDGGRKFWDHEEY